Proteins encoded together in one Oncorhynchus keta strain PuntledgeMale-10-30-2019 unplaced genomic scaffold, Oket_V2 Un_contig_7552_pilon_pilon, whole genome shotgun sequence window:
- the LOC127926422 gene encoding collagen alpha-2(I) chain-like encodes MPITVTGPTYTAGRAGLFMPITVTGPTYTAGRAGLFMPITVTGPTYTAGRAGLFMPITVTGPTYTAGRAGLFMPITVTGPTYTAGRAGLFMPITVTGPTYTAGRAGLFMPITVTGPTYTAGRAGLFMPITVTGPTYTAGRAGLFMPITVTGPTYTAGRAGLFMPITVTGPTYTAGRAGLFMPITVTGPTYTAGRAGLFMPIKVTGPTYTAGRAGLFMPIKVTGPTYTAGRAGLFMPITVTGPTYTAGRAGLFMPITVTGTTYTAGRAGLFMPITVTGPTYTAGRAGLLITWEGCILVHYTVH; translated from the exons atgcccattacagtaacagggccaacctacactgcaggtagggcaggcctattcatgcccattacagtaacagggccaacctacactgcaggtagggcaggcctattcatgcccattacagtaacagggccaacctacactgcaggtagggcaggcctattcatgcccattacagtaacagggccaacctacactgcaggtagggcaggcctattcatgcccattacagtaacagggccaacctacactgcaggtagggcaggcctattcatgcccattacagtaacagggccaacctacactgcaggtagggcaggcctattcatgcccattacagtaacagggccaacctacactgcaggtagggcaggcctattcatgcccattacagtaacagggccaacctacactgcaggtagggcaggcctattcatgcccattacagtaacagggccaacctacactgcaggtagggcaggcctattcatgcccattacagtaacagggccaacctacactgcaggtagggcaggcctattcatgcccattacagtaacagggccaacctacactgcaggtagggcaggcctattcatgcccattaaagtaacagggccaacctacactgcaggtagggcaggcctattcatgcccattaaagtaacagggccaacctacactgcag gtagggcaggcctattcatgcccattacagtaacagggccaacctacactgcaggtagggcaggcctattcatgcccattacagtaacagggacaacctacactgcaggtagggcaggcctattcatgcccattacagtaacagggcCAACCTACACTGCAGGTAGGGCAGGCCTATTGATAACATGGGAAGGCTGCATCCTAGTCCACTATACCGTCCACTAG